The Gossypium hirsutum isolate 1008001.06 chromosome A03, Gossypium_hirsutum_v2.1, whole genome shotgun sequence genome contains the following window.
TTAACTGTTCTCTTGATACATTGCGATTTTCCTCAGTTGCCCAAGCAATCCAGTAATTGCTCCCCATCTGTAGTCCCTGGAAGAGAACTTGACAGAGAACGATGACTGGAACAAGTGCTCCCTTATAAGCTGCTGCAACAAAAGTCGAGTAAACACTCCATTTGACACGACCGGTTTCGGTTTCTTCTTCTTGGCTACTTTCAAAAAGCTTATCATTGCAGTTGGGCTCTCCATGTTTTTCTTCTATGACTTCAGTTTGACTTATCTGGCACAGTCCACCCGTCAAGGAATCGTTTTCTTGGGGTTGGTTCACTTGGTCTAGTGATTTTCTGTGAGCATTCATCTGCCTAACAAGTTCACCATTAGAATCCACTATCAACTCCTCATACTTTCCTGACTGAACAATGAGACCTTCTTTCATCACCTACAGGAACAAGCATAAAAGGCAGAATGAGAGCCTACAACGGTAAGTTCTCAGTATATTATATGTGTACCAACCAAAGGATTTTACCAGAACAATGTCTGCTGCATCTAAAAATTCCAATTGGTGTGTAGCATAAATAACAGTCTTCTGAGACAACAGTCCTTTGAGACATTTCTGccaaaaaaacagaaaaaaatcaCATATGAGAATGCAACTTGCAAAACAACTAACAACTGAAAAGAGAGAGGATTTTGTTTTTTACCTTAAACAAATGTGTTCCTGTATGAGCATCAACTGCACTGAAAGGGTCATCTAGGATATAAATATCAGAATCACTGTAAACAGCCCTTGCTAACTGGACCCTCTGCTTCTGGCCTCCACTGAGGTTCATCCCTCTCTCTCCCACAACACTCATATCTTTATTATCCCACATCTCAGTATCTTGGTTCAAGGCACATGCTTCAAGAACATCTTCATAGAAAGCTTTCTTCATGTCCTTACCAAATAATATATTCTCCCTGATACTGCCTGTTTGAACCCAAGCTCTCTGAGGAACATAAGCCTTCTTCCCATAAACCTTAATGGCTGCACCCGAAATCCTTGGTATCTCACTTAGTATGCTGCAAAGTAAACTTGATTTACCTGAGCCAACCGAGCCGCAAACAGCTATCTTGTAACCTTCCAATATTTTCAGCTTGTCAGTGATTTTGACGGTTGGTTTCTTTATGTCCTTGCTATCTGTTTCCCAAGCATACTCTCCTGGCTCaatttcaatagcaacattagATGCCTTTGCACCATGTTCAGATATGAACTTCCTTTGGACTTCTTCTCCAAGGAACTCTTGAATTCGATTGTATGAGACTTTTGTCTGAACAATCATGGAAACGAGTTCTGGAAGGTTGTAAATAGGTTCTTGTAGAATCCTAAAAGTTGCTAAGGCTGAAAGTACTGTTCCTGATGTTAATGGTGTTTTTACCAAAATGCAGACACCAAAAGTGATGACAGACACTAAGGTTGGTGAAGCCCAAAACAGAAAGGCAACAGCTGAGCTTGTATATAGATACTTTTTAAGCCAGTTTCTCTCAGTTTCTCTAAGTTGAAGAAGCTTCTTCAAGAAAGTGGGTTCCCATGAGTGTAGCTTTAAGACTCTCATGCTTTTCAGAGTCTCTGAAGTTGCTTTTGTTCTTGCATCCTTAGCTTCCATGATCTTGGAGTGAAGTCTCTTTTGCCTACTGGCTAATGGGGTGTTACTCACCATCACCAAAATCGTAGCAAAGATGGCTGCAAAGGAAGGAGCCGCACCCATATTCCTATACAGTATTACCAAGGCCAGTAAGACTTGGATTGGTAGCAGCCACACTCCATGAATGTGCCAGAAAAAGTCTCCAATTCTCTCAGCGTCTATATTGATGAGGTTTGTGATTTTACCATTGCTGTAACAAACGAACTTAGTTGACAGAGATTCTTTATAAATCAAAACCGTGAGAGCTGCACGAACCCTTATTCCAATTCTATGAGCACCAAAGTACCACAGCCGTTGAGTTAGCGATTCCGCAGTCTttgaaaagaagaagatgaatgcaAGAACCAGTCCATACCGATTGCTTGAACCATCATGTTTTTCAGTTAAGAAATTCACAAAGCTGGTGATAAGGAAAGGTCCAATATAGGAGGCAATGGTGTTAAGTCCtacaaaacataaacataagcATTGGAAGAAGCTGCATACAGAACCTGAAAACAGATTCAATGAATCGAGAAGAAAATACCTGCAAAAACTGCATTTACAGCCAAGGATTTCCAGATAGAACGAGCTACTGCTTTTGGCAATAAATAAGAATCTGCTTTCCGTTTTCGAAGCGATTCTTCGAGCAACGACGAGGCTTTATCAGCGGCTTCTGAATCCGGAACCTGAGGAATATGGTGCAATTCAAGTTTTTCAACTCGACCCCTTTCAAAAAGGGGGTTTAGCCATCTAAATGTGAGTTGGCTCCATATGCCAGCACTAGCAAAAGCAGTATCATCATCTTTGGAGAAAATTTCATCCTCCTTGTGAAGCAATGGACGTTGAAGGTCACTGTTTCTGTTAACAGCAAGAGGCAGACAGCAACAAAGAAGTAGCAAGAAAGGCAAAGAAGCAATATCAACAATGTTGGCTTCCGGCAAATAATAAGGCAAATCTTTGGAGTTCACGTGGTGGACAACGTAAACCACTACAGAAAACGACACAAGAATGCAGGAGAACACCCACCAAAGTACCAATACTAAAGGCCATCTTTTTCCCTCCCTGAAAGTCCTGTCTTTTGAAAGAACTGAAACTAAACTTGCTAGAAACCAAGTGACACCCGAGCATACAAGTTTTGTAGAGACAAAACTATGAATCCAATAATCataaaacccaaaacccaaataaaatataaagattataaCATTAAATATGGCAACTATAGCCCCAAAAGCTCTTACTCCTCCTCCTCCTACACTGTGTTTAAAGTCTGGTATAACATCACTATGACTATGGCTACCGTTGTGATGTTTCCTACGTTTCAAAATATCTATGATAATCCATGATAGTAAAGCTAAAACAAATGATGCATTGACAAGCTCTAAAGCCACCTCCATGAAAGCTGGATCAGAATCCTATTCTCCCccaatcaaaaaccaaacaataaGTAAAGTTAAGCCTGCAAAAACAACAATGGCTTTTTCAGTGATCGAcgaccaaaacaaaaaaaattaaaaaaaattaaaaaaactcaatTCAAATAACAAGATAAAGAACACAAAACTGAAAGTATTCGTCACTCACATTCATGGGAAAAAGACAAAAACACTCGCGGTGGGTTTAGGAGAAAGGCATTTGAAATGTACGAACATAGCACGTGGCTTTTTGAAAGGTTGCTGACGAAGGAAAGGTGAAAAGTTTCAGTGTTTTTGTACACAATGGGATAATTTCGAAAGCACTTTTTATAAAAGCTATAGCCATTAAAGAAAAACACTCCAACACAGTCGCCATCTCTCCCCCATAATCCACAAACCCTAACATTGTGCTTAAACAAACGGATCGATATTCGATTTGTTTTACAACTTTGGGTGCCCTCTTAAGCTTGCTTTTATAACGTTTTATTAGCGAATATTTTCTTTTGGACCAGTCTCTTTATGACAAGAGTTTCAGCAAATATGCTGAATATTATGCTTTAATTGTGACTCCAGTCCCTTtactttttaatacttttaaatgTCAGTCCTTTTACTCTTAATTCCAAAAATTTGTTTTATTCAAAAATTATCAATTCTTAGCACTGTTTGTTGACTTTTTCtaaatttgaatgtttttatAAATTACACTTCTTTTAATAGATAAAGAAGTCCATCATTAGCCTTACAACCTAATGCTCAGTTTTTccgactttaatttttaaataatgtattttaaaaaaattaaaagattaaaatttaaaaagctgAAAGTATAAGGACTGATAGAAATTAAACCAAATATGTTGTTTAGTACTACGAAATTATGTCAAACTGAAGGCTTTAAATTATGTCGACATTTTATTAACATTCCTAATTTCTCTCTACTTTTGGGGGGGTGGGGACTGGGGACgtgcaaaattacaaaatagggtgttgggttaaaattatttttggtaggCAGAGACAACAAAGTAaaagttttttatatatttaattttaatataatgataattttacgtttatatatttttttatttttatttttatttcttgaattaaatttaacccttaacctttaaaaaaaataaattattttttttgtaataatattaGTATGATAACTTACATGATAGTCTACGTGTACTTTAAGTTAACatgacaaatcaaaatttctctcgtgatttttagtattttaaattaaattttaattttgtaggaggaaaaaattgaaaattaaaagaaaaaatttaattttctatttttatattaaaaaaagataaagatGACGCGAAATTACAGTTTCATATCATCCATTCtcattaaatttaatttctattttaagaaaactatcaaatcgatttaattaaatcagttataattatttttcattaaaagaCTATTAAACTAACATTgatgtttcaaaaaaaagaaTAGAATGAATGGCAAAGTCACATTTATACAAATCtatgatattttattatcatttcgaCTGCGGCTTCTCGGGTCATCTAAGGGCTAGAAGAGGCAAAAATGTAGGGTTAGGGATGGAATAGAGGATGGGAAGCTCAACAGAATAGTCCCTTAGCATAGAAAACCACAGTAAGTGGCTCCACCTTACTTACCAACTCGACTATGATTCACTACAGAGGAATCTTTCCTTTAGATAGAATCCAGAGCTGGAGACAATTTTAAATAAAGATTCGATTATTATTTCTTCTTAGAAAATAACATCTTAACcataattttatttaacaattttccaCATTTTATGCAAACTAATTAATAAAAGACAATTGAATGAGAGctatcattttttttccttcaatatcttttatttaaataacacttaatataatatttgatatctaaatttatatttttcaatttggtacttcaacttttttttgtctaatttgaTACTTAAACTCGACACTTTTCCTtaatttgatacataaactttttttgggcccaatttggtacctaaatagGAGCAAAGTCAGGGTTCAGGCCCTtttgtaatttataaaattttaatttagtaatttcattttggttcccaaaaatgataaatattatatttaatctttaaaaattataaaaatataagctattaaaatggtgaaattaaatttttactatcataaaaaatatataatttaatcctGCCCCCCAAAAAAATTTTGGCTTCACCTCGATACCTGAACTTGGcactttttcctaatttgatacctaaactaaattaaatgttatacaaattactcaaaacactaatggtgttaaaaaaaattatgctacaaaaatatcatcaatattggaggaaattcatattaaaaaattaggCATTGTGttatgttaaatgaataaatattggATAAGAAAGCAAGAgttttaaaaatccaaaataaaagaaatttgttattttaaattagtaaaataaacaaataaatggataaaactaaaagtaattgaacatttaaaatacaaaaaaaatatcatcTGCCACATGTCAATTATAGattgattatttttgctacctcataaaaaataacattgctAGTATATTGGAGTAAATTGTAAAACATTTGACAATTTCAAGTATTACATCGGACAAAAAAATAGATAgggtaccaaattagaaaaaaaagagtcaagtttaagtaccaaattggaccaaaaaattttaggtgccaaattaagaaaaagtgtcaaattcagataccaaatgttatattaagcctttaaataaaaattaaggtaGGAAAAGCACACTGATACTAACCAATCTATCTTCCaagaaaaagtgtcaagttcaggtaccaatcttgtcagctaaatttgttaaatcatgatcaaattgatagaatatgtaaactttgaaggctaaatttactattataccTGTTGACACAAGAGATCAATAAGGGAGGAAACGATGAGGAGGAGGAGAATGATGTGGGGGTTTGGAACGATTCACCCTTGTAGGGTGGAGAGTCGTCAATGGTGGAAATGAGGGGAGAAAATATGGATAAAAGCATTTGGCTACTGTAAAGTAGAAGAGAGGAAAAACCACAAAAAGACTCCCTTTATCCTAATCCTAACAAGGGTATATATAAGGGTTTTTGGTGAGACCCACATCGTGATCAAAATGTACATGTATAACAATACCAAACAAATTTTTGTAATTGATGGAAGAtattaatgttgtaattaattgtCATTAATTCCTCACATTCAAAATCAACAATgattaaattgatttgatttttttaaagggACTCATTTGCTCAATGTTAAAATTGAGAGGGATTGGAAAGGTCTTCAACTATACAGAGAGTCATTAAATTAATGATGACATGACATGTTAACTCAAAGGCTAATAACTAATTTGGTATGTAACGACCCGAAAGTTAATGGTGTTAGAAAATATGATTTCATAATCACCATTcgtaaatttcaaattaaaatctatctattcatgttatcatgattagtctccaatgtGTGAATTTACTTTTTATATGCGAttgcatatatttaattttaaattatctatttagaatAATTCTTATGCATTTTTACTCGCAAGTTTTTggcacaaaatataaaattaaaattattttcgtAACTtatgttttatagtttttaaatgatgcatccaattttttaaaaaaaatatagaacTATTCTAATTTTATGTACATCCAGTCACATGTCAGCTTAGTATCCATATTCATTccaagattttaaaattaaaattaaataattattaataatatttttaaatgacatATATAAATGAGTAGGTGCACATCTTGAATTATACTTTGAGTCATAATTCTAAATGTGTGTGCCCATATAAATAgatatacatgaaatattatCTTGTTAATGGAAtcaaataagaggataatgttaTGTGGttttaaagtataataaaaaaaaattatagcatCTTAATcccaatgttattattattattttttttaaaaagaatcacAGAATTGACCCATATATTTTTAGGAACCTACCAAGCAATACGATGTTAGAAAAAGAAGAAACGTGGGAGACTAAGCTTAATTGGTATTGTCAATTTAAGAAAAATGACCACCACAATTGAACACACTGCAACTAGGCAGACTTTTTTTCTACTTTTCCATTTTCAGAACTTTCCACCTAAAATAGGTAGGTAATATCATTCACAGAATCATGGTCTCTTTTAAGATAATGATTACTACTTATAAAAAGTAATTTACCCCTTTACAAATTATATCCATATCCCTCTATTtcttatttatatttcatatgctattattaatattagattaattttaaataaatatttatgtgatttttacgtttgataaaattaaatttacataatGAATGTCTCattgaatattattttatgatatcaAATTGGTACGGaactagggttttgaaaggagaAAAGGTGGCTACGTAATTATTGAGTCTCACAAGCCGCTGTGGAAATCGTCTCTGGATTTGATTCCAATGGGTAAGGTAAGTAGGAACACGCCGCTTGTGTTGTACACATTCACTCCTTCTTCGAGTTTCGATGTCAGTGTCAGTCACCCAACACTGACTGTGTTCTAATGGTGATGGCTGGCGTGTAGGTGTAGTGGGCTCCGCCGCTGGCGTGCGGCCAACCATTAGCTGCCCACATGGCATGGAATTTCGGTTTTTAACTTAGTGGCAAACTATGGAGCTACACGTCGAACACGTGGTGTATATGAATGAGGAGTGTAGAATTGTGGGGAGGTTTCATGTTCACCATAACATTTTTTGGTAATAAGCTTTTTAACAATATTTGTCGttgaaaagaatataaaattggatgcaaatggttaaaaataatattaaaattatttttgttggtCGGCTCCAAAAAACATCAAAAAtgtgattggaattaaataagcCTGTTATTCGTTATAAAATCATGATTTGACCAAATGGAGGTAGAAGAAGACAAATGTTGCGTGTTCCAAGAAAGACTTAGGTTGGTTGGTAGAGTCCTTTAGCTGGCAAATGGAGGAGAATTTAGAATATATTTGGGCTTTAACTTCCTAATAAGAGTGGACCATGCATGGTTTCCTTAATCATCATTATATTCTGCAATCCAATCTTTTTATCCTTAATTTCCACACTATGACTTCATGGTCCCTTCTTTATAATGCAAAATAAAAACTGTGGAGGAAAATAAAGTTGAATACAAAAATCTTTGTCGGGATAAGTGCTTCTTTGGAAATTTCGGattatattaaatttcatataaatatttaatttggttCACGAATTTTGAAAATCAACATTAATGGTCAAATTCaccctaaaaaattttaaatttttaacttaatcaGTTATCTAGCTATTTaatttacaaaaacataaaaaaatttattgaagacataaatacttttattatattaatttttaaaatttttattttgttatcaaTTGAGTTAGTGTTTGATTAACTTGTAACATCAAATCAatcaaaaaacttaaatataaaactaataatcctaaaatatatatatacatatgaatatctcaaaatctataacTATTAATATATTAGACATTATATAAGGCTTAATGCTTATTTTAGCCACTAAACTATacctattttttcattttgatacttattttttatgtCCAACTTTAATACTTAAACCATGGCTCtgttactcaatttagtccacaacgtTAAACTAACACATAGTTATTACAACTAAGGGCAAGACCAGAAAATCATGTAGGGGaggtaacttttttttttttctaaaaaatcaaatgataagGTAGACgacaaataatataaaacatcAGTACTGGGTagacttttctctttttttaatttgacGTACAAATACAATGCGTGGAATTGGATGAATCCAACAAGGACTACCATATGGTTTTTGATATTATCACTTTCATTGAAAATACAAGTTAAAAATAACTTGGAGACAGATATGGGAGTGATTTTTGCGTATATTTTTTACTtcataagttattttattattatgttattaatggaatataaaagtatatttaaattaGGTTTAGATTAAAAATTAAGCCCAAACCTCACCTAAATTGGATTAGTgattatgttgaaatttaatattttactattgaTAAATATAATGATTTATATAGATCTAAATAACATTTGAAATTTGAGTCTAAAACTTCAcatgaaagaaaattaaaataaacatgtaGAAAATGATATTCCAATCAAACAGCTTTaaccaaaacaaaatttaatatttaaattatacttaaTCAAAAATTGAAGTTGAAATAGAAATGCAATGAAAATACCAAtatattagtatttaatttttttatttaaaaatatttttaatcgaATTGACTCGTAACATAAATCTAACGACAAAATGGTTTGATTTGGTCTAAAGAGAATATTAGAGCTAaaagattcaaaagtaccaaattaaccaagtcgtactaagctgaaaaataaaataaatgaggaTAAATGACTGGTACTGTAGTTTAACCCCCACACTTGCTTGTGTCTTGTACACAGCTGAAGAGACCACCTTGATCACTAAAGTTGGCAACTCTACAAGATGTGGTAGCCAAGGGTGATACTGCCACTGCCAGGATTTGTTGTTTTTATACCTAAAGAATAAAACAGAATTATCCACTTCAATGCACAGACAATGTTATCCTCTCCCAACAGattattaaaattactaaaaatttgaaattattaaaatatttacattaatcaaatattatttttgttttaagtcCTTGTAATCGCACATCTttactattatatttataaattattttattcattttttttaatttaccacaaaccttaattttattttaaaaggctACCCACAATATTTGTAAAAAGACAATGATATTACGAAATGGGTATTATGTCCTGATCCAGTGAAAATGAGGAAATGGATGACTACACAATGTCGACACactttatttttagaaaatggaGTGGAGATGAAATTGTGAAGATTTGAAATTGACTATTGTGAAAATGAAACCACCACAGGATAATAAATATTAACCACtctatttcaaaaaaagaaaaacaaaacggAGTGTTCCATCTATTATTTCTTATATTACGAGGAAAGTTCGAGACTTACTTTAGATTggatgtttgaaaaattttttaGATTTGATATCGTTATTTAAGGAGGATTTTTTAAATCCTTAAATATTCAGATTCaagttttactattttttatttttatgtttattttataatatctcctataaatgaaaaaaaaaactagaagaAAGTAATTacgaaaagaattaaaatttgctgttatatatgtatagatatacTTCATTCATCCCGGAGCAGGGCCAGATTATAAGTTTTGGCCCATAGTTTATGGGGCCGCCTGGACCGTCACCTGAATtttctaaatattattttgagtttttggtgattaataacaaatttaaaattttgggtaGGTTGTATTTTAATcacccaatttaaaaaaaatttaatttcatcactaatatatttttttaaattttaaaatattaatcactCACCATTAAACTGACTTAGGCTTTTTTTTATTGGCTTAATAATAGATTTAGCCCTCcattgtttataaattttatca
Protein-coding sequences here:
- the LOC107886511 gene encoding putative ABC transporter C family member 15, which gives rise to MEVALELVNASFVLALLSWIIIDILKRRKHHNGSHSHSDVIPDFKHSVGGGGVRAFGAIVAIFNVIIFIFYLGFGFYDYWIHSFVSTKLVCSGVTWFLASLVSVLSKDRTFREGKRWPLVLVLWWVFSCILVSFSVVVYVVHHVNSKDLPYYLPEANIVDIASLPFLLLLCCCLPLAVNRNSDLQRPLLHKEDEIFSKDDDTAFASAGIWSQLTFRWLNPLFERGRVEKLELHHIPQVPDSEAADKASSLLEESLRKRKADSYLLPKAVARSIWKSLAVNAVFAGLNTIASYIGPFLITSFVNFLTEKHDGSSNRYGLVLAFIFFFSKTAESLTQRLWYFGAHRIGIRVRAALTVLIYKESLSTKFVCYSNGKITNLINIDAERIGDFFWHIHGVWLLPIQVLLALVILYRNMGAAPSFAAIFATILVMVSNTPLASRQKRLHSKIMEAKDARTKATSETLKSMRVLKLHSWEPTFLKKLLQLRETERNWLKKYLYTSSAVAFLFWASPTLVSVITFGVCILVKTPLTSGTVLSALATFRILQEPIYNLPELVSMIVQTKVSYNRIQEFLGEEVQRKFISEHGAKASNVAIEIEPGEYAWETDSKDIKKPTVKITDKLKILEGYKIAVCGSVGSGKSSLLCSILSEIPRISGAAIKVYGKKAYVPQRAWVQTGSIRENILFGKDMKKAFYEDVLEACALNQDTEMWDNKDMSVVGERGMNLSGGQKQRVQLARAVYSDSDIYILDDPFSAVDAHTGTHLFKKCLKGLLSQKTVIYATHQLEFLDAADIVLVMKEGLIVQSGKYEELIVDSNGELVRQMNAHRKSLDQVNQPQENDSLTGGLCQISQTEVIEEKHGEPNCNDKLFESSQEEETETGRVKWSVYSTFVAAAYKGALVPVIVLCQVLFQGLQMGSNYWIAWATEENRNVSREQLIGIFILLSGGSSIFILGRAVLLATIAVETAQRLFLGMIKSVFRAPISFFDSNPSSRILNRSSTDQSTLDTDIPYRLAGLAFALIQLFSIIILMSHVAWQIFLLFLAILSISFWYQNYYITTARELARMVGIRKAPILHHFSESITGATTIRCFGQEDRFMEKNLSLIDDYSRVAFHNSSTMEWLCVRINFLFNFVFFLVLVILVSLPRSAIDPSLAGLAATYGLNLNVLQAWVIWNLCNVENKMISVERVLQFSNIPSEAPLVIEDCRPKPDWPTKGTIELENLQVQYKPTLPVVLKGITCTFPGEKKIGVVGRTGSGKSTLIQALFRVVEPSGGRIIIDGVDISTIGLQDLRSRLGIIPQDPTLFQGTIRTNLDPLQEHTDQEIWEVLNKCHLVDIVRLDQRLLDAPVAEDGENWSVGQRQLVCLARVLLKKRRILVLDEATASIDTATDNVIQETIRKETCRCTVITVAHRIPTVIDNDLVLVLDNGMIVEYDKPKILLEDKSSWFSKLVAEFLRSSKSNHPKNLV